From a single Pseudomonas serboccidentalis genomic region:
- a CDS encoding nuclear transport factor 2 family protein, giving the protein MSELNLHPNAAESLQRWHEMIRTGNLKALPELLDPNALFRSPMAHTPYPGAQVVTMILNTVFNVFEDFKYHRELATADGLNVILEFSAKVGSKELKGVDMIRFDERGKIVEFEVMVRPLSGLQALGEEMGRRLGAYLAKAKPL; this is encoded by the coding sequence ATGTCCGAACTGAACCTGCACCCCAACGCCGCCGAATCCCTGCAGCGCTGGCACGAAATGATCCGCACCGGCAACCTCAAGGCCCTGCCCGAGTTGCTCGACCCGAACGCGCTGTTCCGCTCGCCCATGGCCCACACGCCCTACCCCGGCGCACAGGTAGTGACGATGATCCTCAACACGGTGTTCAACGTGTTCGAAGACTTCAAATATCACCGCGAACTGGCGACTGCCGATGGCTTGAACGTGATTCTGGAATTCAGCGCGAAAGTCGGCTCGAAAGAACTCAAGGGCGTCGACATGATTCGCTTTGATGAGCGCGGGAAGATTGTCGAGTTTGAAGTGATGGTGCGCCCGCTGAGCGGCTTGCAAGCGCTGGGGGAAGAAATGGGGCGGCGTCTCGGCGCCTATCTAGCGAAAGCGAAACCTTTGTAG
- a CDS encoding helix-turn-helix domain-containing protein — MDSLINAAGRALAAGDPLAALKLVALREDPPALALRGIAMAQLGDLSRARALLQRGVKAFGANEPLSRARCVVAEAEVALATRDLGWPVKALEAARRVLLDHADHLNAAHARYLQIRRLLLIGQLDAAQALLAELDPAPWPPSLRAVHELLTAGIALRQVQAHTARAALERAQRAAQQAAIPALTAEIEHALQMLDAPAARLIISGQSQTVTLAQVEALLASSTLVVDACRYSVRGAGMTVALATRPVLFSLLRMLAQAWPADVPRDALIAQAFRLKLSDDSHRARLRVEIGRLRSALQPLARIVATARGFALAADDVALLTLPVEDKHAALLALLADGEAWSSSALALALGSSQRQVQRSLEALALAEKVQWFGVGRARRWTTPPVPGFATILLLPVALGNG, encoded by the coding sequence ATGGACTCGTTGATCAACGCCGCCGGCCGCGCGCTTGCGGCGGGTGATCCGCTGGCCGCACTTAAGCTTGTCGCCCTGCGCGAAGACCCGCCTGCGCTGGCCCTGCGTGGTATTGCCATGGCTCAGCTCGGGGATTTGTCCCGGGCCAGGGCGTTGCTGCAGCGGGGGGTCAAGGCGTTCGGCGCCAATGAGCCGTTGTCGCGGGCGCGCTGTGTGGTGGCCGAGGCTGAAGTGGCGCTGGCGACGCGGGATCTGGGCTGGCCGGTGAAAGCGCTGGAGGCCGCGCGGCGAGTCTTGCTTGATCACGCCGATCACCTGAATGCGGCGCACGCCCGGTATTTGCAGATCCGTCGTTTGCTGCTGATCGGTCAGCTCGATGCGGCGCAGGCGCTGCTCGCGGAGCTGGATCCCGCGCCGTGGCCTCCGTCGTTGCGCGCCGTCCACGAGTTGCTGACAGCAGGGATCGCGCTGCGTCAGGTGCAGGCGCACACGGCGCGGGCGGCGCTGGAACGTGCGCAACGGGCGGCGCAGCAGGCCGCTATTCCAGCGCTGACGGCAGAAATCGAACATGCCCTGCAAATGCTCGATGCTCCAGCGGCGCGATTGATCATTTCTGGCCAGTCTCAAACAGTGACGCTTGCGCAGGTTGAAGCGCTGCTCGCCTCGTCGACGCTGGTGGTCGACGCCTGTCGCTACAGCGTGCGCGGCGCCGGGATGACAGTGGCGTTGGCGACCCGGCCGGTGCTGTTCAGTCTGCTGCGGATGCTGGCTCAGGCGTGGCCGGCGGATGTGCCGAGAGACGCGCTGATCGCCCAGGCGTTTCGCTTGAAACTGAGTGACGATTCCCATCGTGCACGCCTGCGGGTGGAGATCGGCCGGTTGCGTTCGGCGTTGCAGCCGCTGGCGCGGATCGTCGCGACCGCGCGCGGTTTTGCCCTGGCGGCCGATGACGTGGCGTTGCTCACTTTGCCGGTCGAGGACAAACACGCCGCGCTGCTGGCCTTGCTCGCCGATGGCGAAGCCTGGTCAAGTTCGGCGCTGGCCCTGGCGTTGGGCAGCAGCCAGCGGCAAGTGCAGCGCTCACTGGAAGCGCTGGCGCTGGCGGAAAAGGTGCAGTGGTTTGGCGTCGGCCGTGCGCGGCGCTGGACCACGCCGCCGGTGCCGGGTTTCGCGACGATCTTGTTACTCCCGGTGGCGTTGGGCAATGGTTAG